The segment CCGTTGCCCAGGGGCATCGCCTCGTCCCAAACCGTTGCGGGACTGTCGTAATGAAGGCCGTGCTCGGGCTTGGGGGCCCCCAAGACGGGTGACGTCAACACGGTCAGACAAAGGGTCAGGAACCGTAGGGGCGAGGCATAACTGGCCCCTACGCCTTCGGTGCGTTTGGATCGGTGTGCGGGGCACACCCTACCGGTCTTGTTCATTCGATGCCCTCACTTTCTCGCCCGAAGCCCGGACGTTTTGCCCGTTATTGTAGCGGCATGTCTGGCATCCGCAAAGGGGGTGTCGGAGTTTGCGATAGACGGCGTTTTCGCAGGTCGATAGAATCGGTTCGTTCGTTTGGAACCGATAGGAGTGCAATTCTTGGGAGGTTCTTTGTATGGCTCGAAATCTCATTTGTCTGGTGGTCGTTTCGATTCTGCTCGGCGGATGCGTCTTTGTCAGGGAATGCGAGCGCATTCGCGAAGACGATCGCGACCCTGCGCGGCCGGTAGCGGTGACGGCGGCCCCGAGCCGGCTCCTGCGGCACGTCGTGCTGTTCAAGTTCAAGGACGATAGCAGTGCCGCCGACATCCGTCGGATCGAGAACGCCTTCCTCGCGTTGCCCAGCCGGATCGATGCGATCTACAGCCTCGAATGGGGCACCGATGTCAGCGTCGAGAACCTCCACAAGGGGTTCACACACTGCTTCATCGTGACGTTCCGCAGCGAGGCGGATCGGGCTACGTACATCCCTCACCCGGCCCATAAGGAGTTCGGTGAGCTGCTCGGCCCGCACCTTGACGACGTGTTGGTGTTGGACTACTGGACGAAATGAGAATCATCGCCGGCACCAAGCGGGGGATGCACCTTCAGTGTCCCAGGACGCAGGACACCCGCCCGATCACCGACCGGGTCAAGGAGTCGCTGTTCAACATCCTGCACAACTACGGCCTGCTCGCCGATCAGCGGGTGGCCGACCTGTTCAGCGGCGTCGGCTCGCTCGGGCTGGAGGCCTTGAGCCGCGAGGCGGCGTTCGTGACATTCGTCGAGCAGGACCCGAAGATCGCCGCCTGTCTCGAAAAGAACGTCGCCCGCGCCGGCTTCGTGGCGCAGTCCCGCGTGATCCGCGCCAACGCGTTTCGCTGCGGGGCGCCGCCGGATGCGGGCGGTCTCAGGCACGACCTCGTCTTTGTCGATCCGCCCTATGCGCTGAGCCGTGAGACTGGCGTCGGCTCGCTGCTGGCGCAGTTGTTCGATGTGCTGGCCGGTCAGGTTGCCGACAAGGGGGTCGTCGTCGTGCGGACCGAAGAGGGCGTGCCGCTGCCGGATGTCTATGGGCCGTTCCGCGCGATCGACCGGAGGCACTGGGGGAGCATGTCGATTGTCCTGTATCAGGTGCACGGCGATGGCGAATAGGCGGGCGGCCATCCAAATCGTCGAGCGGCTGCGTGAGAAGGGCTTCTGCGCCTTGCTGGCCGGCGGGTGCGTGCGCGACATGGTGCTGGGCCGTCGGCCGAACGACTACGATGTGGCCACCGACGCCCGCCCGGAGGACGTGATGGCCCTGTTTCCGCGCACGCTCCAAGTCGGGGCCAAATTTGGCGTCGTCATCGTCCTGGCGCGGCGCGCCCAGGTGGAGGTGGCGACATTTCGCAGCGAGGCCGGCTACCAGGACGGCCGCCATCCCGACCGCGTCGCGTTTACCGATGCGGCCAATGACGCGGCCCGCCGGGACTTCACGATCAACGGCATGTTCTTCGATCCGCTTGAAGAAAAGGTCATCGACTACGTCGGCGGCCAGGCCGACCTTCAGCGGCAAATCGTGCGGACCATCGGCGATCCCGATGAGCGGTTCGGCGAAGACTATCTGCGGATGCTCCGTGCGATTCGCTTCTCGACGCAGCTCGATTTCGCGATCGAGCCGGAGACGTTCGCCGCCATCGGACGCAACGCCCGGCACATCACGAAGATCAGCGGCGAACGGATCGCCACGGAATTGGAGGCGATGCTGGTCCATCCCAATCGAGGGGCCGGGGCCTCCATGTTGCTGGCGAGCGGATTAGCCGAGCAGATCTTCCCCGGCCTGCATAGCGACAGTGGGGGCGCGGCATGTCTCGCCCCTACCGGTGCGGTGCACACCCTACAGAGGTTGCGTAAGCGGGTGGACTTCCCGTTGGCGCTGGCGGCGTTCTTTTGTGGCTGTCCGGCAAAGACGGCGCTCGAGATGTGCCACATCCTCAAGCTCAGCCGCAATCAGACCCGGCACCTGCGATTTCTTCTGACACATCGGCGCCGCCTGCTGGATTGCGAGATGGCCCTGTCGTCCCTCAAGAAGCTGCTGGCCCAGCCCTACTATCGAGACCTCTACGAACTGGAGCGGGCCACACAGAAGGCCGTCGGCAACGAAGCGGCGCTGGCGGCCCTGGCGAAGCTGCACCGGCGGGTGCAATCCCTTCGCGGCGTCGACGTCAGCCCGACGCCTCTTCTCGACGGCCACGACCTGATCCGTCTGGGCGCCCGGCCGGGTCCGCAGGTGGGCCAATTGGCCGAGGAACTGTACATCGCCCAATTGGAGAACCACCTCCACACCAGACGGCAGGCCGAACAGTGGGTCAAAGACTGGCTCGCCAGGCATTGAATGCGCCGGGCGTTTCGGATATAATAATCTTGTGGGATAGAGACAGTGCTCATGGAGGGGGTGCAGAAGAATTCGGTCGAGAGAAACGAGGTGGTGTCGGTGTGCCGGTGCCTGTGTGTGCTGGTGGTTTCGGTGGTTGCCTTTGCCGGTCAGAACGATCCGGAGTTGGCTTGGAAGAACCAGATCGAGTTTCCGGACGATCCGTTCCAAAGCTGGACCTCTCCGGCCTACATCAAGTTTACGATCGTCACGACCGAGGGCTTCGACCCGAACGTTGTCTACTACCAGGATTCAAGCCGGTACGAATACCACTATGACTTCGCGGTGGAGCATCTCGATCCATTCGCGCGGATGACGATCGAGCAGTTCGACGCCGTGACGCTGTGTGCGAGCGGCCAGAAGGCGATCCTCGGGGCGGTCATCCTTCCGCCGTGGGCCGACCCACCGATCAATGAGTACGGGATTCAGCTCGTGCGCCTGGATGCCTTCTCGCGTGAAGAGGTCGTAAGGTTGTTCGGCGTGGTTCGGGCATCGGTGATCGCCGAGCCGAACGTCACGGCGTATTACTTCCCGACCTACGAGCAGTATCCGGTCGCCCAGCAGAACCGTTCGTGGTTCGAAGAGCAGGGCGTCCCCGTCGGCTCGACGGCGCGATGGAGCCGGGGCAACACGAGCTACTCCCAGGGCTGGGCCCTCGGGACGCTGCGGTTCGTCGAGGGTTCAGATATCCAGGCGGCGTACACGCGCGGAGAACTCAGACCCGATGACATCCTTCTGACCGACGGTGTGCCGGCCGAGGTGCCGTCAGTGGCCGGGATCGTTACGCTGATGCCTGCGACGCCCAATTCGCACGTGGCGATCCTGGCGCGTTCGCAAGGCGTGCCCTTCGTCCATCTGGCCGTGATGTCTGACGTCGCCTCGGCGCAGAGCCTCACGGGCCGCACCGTCTACCTGAGCGTGACACAGGACGACTTCGGCGCGGACTGCCGGCTCAAGCTGCTCGATGCCGGCTCGCTGAGCGCCGAGCACCGGGCGGCGCTGCTGGCCTTGAAGCAGTCGCTTCCTGTGGTGATCCGCCCGATGGTCCGTCAGGGCCGGTTCTGGGCGGATACGAACGACTTGCAGCCGGACGACATCGCCGGTTTCGGAGGCAAGGCCGCCAATTTCGGCGTCCTGCGCGATGCCATCCCCGATGACTGTCCTCGTGCGATGGCCTTCTCATTCGATCTGTGGAACGCCGTTCTCGATCGGTCCGCATTCGATGCGCCATTGCGCGATGAGATTGCCCGGCGTCTGTCGAAATATACAGAATATCCGCCTGCAAACGTGCAGCAGCTTTCAAACGATCTGGCGCTGGTTCGCGATCTGTTCACCGATTCTCGGGCTGTTTCGTTTGGCGATGAGCTGGAGGCGGTTGTCTTGGGGGCGCTCAGCGAGTTCGGATTCGACCCGATGCAGAAGATTCGCTTTCGCAGTTCGACGAACGTCGAGGACAGCGACCGGTTCACGGGCGCGGGGCTGTATGACAGTTTCAGCGGGTGTCTGGCCGACGATCTCGACGGCGATGCGGCCGGCCCGTGCGCGTGCGACCCGACCGAGAGCAAGGAACGCGGCGTCTTTCGCGCCATCCGCAAGGTCTTTGCCAGCTTCTATAACGACAACGCCTTCCTCGAACGGCTCAAACACGGAATCGATGAATCGTACGTCGGTATGGCGTTGCTCGTGCACCATTCCTTTCCCGACGAGATCGAGTTGGCCAACGGGGTCGTGACGATGGAGCGCCGTTGGGGCGAGAGTTGGAGCATCGAGATCGTGTCCCAGAAGGGGGCGGTCTCCGTGACGAACCCGCCCGCCGACGCGGTGCCGGAGATCGTGCAGGTCAGCGGCACGTCCTGGGGGCCCATGCCGTGGGTGGTGCAGCGGTCGAGTCTGGTCTCGCTTCGCGACGACACCGTGCTTGTGTGGGAAGGCGACTATGTGCGCCTGTACGAACTGGTCGTCGTGGCGGCCGAGCGATACTGTCAGGTCAAGCCGGCCGACAGTCCCATGCTCGATCTGGAGTTTAAGAAGCTTGCGCCCGACGGCCGGCTCATCGTCAAGCAGATTCGAGAGATCCCCCAAGCCGGCGCGGGCGAATACGCGACGCCGTTCCTGCTCGGTCAATCCAGACAGTATCACACGTTGCAGGGCCGGGGCAGCAACGTCTTCACCAACCACCGCCTCAAATCGCGATGGACGCTGACGCCCGCAAGCACATGGCTCGACGAAGGCACGCTGCAAAGATGCCTTTACGACGATGTGAGAATCGAGTACGTCGCGGATGGGCGAGTACAGGAAGTCACGGGGCCGATGTCGCTGCTGCCTGGCGCCCGACACGAGTATGCGGCGCCGCAATGGGATTGGGACCGGTACAACCTGATCGACAATTGGCGCCTCGATGACCCGTGCAATCCTCGGACGCTCCGTCTTCGCACCACGCCGGCGTTCCAGGCGACGGTGCCCGACCCCGTCGTCACGATGGACGATCTGCGGCTGACGGTCGAAGTCGAGTATGACCGGCCCGTGCCGACAGGCGAAACGGATGTGACGTTTGTGGAAGAGACCACGCTCTACCGGCCCTGGGAGCCGGGCGGGCAGGACTGGCTCGATGCGTGCGAGTTCGGCGATCCCAATACGGGCGTCTCGATTCGGGTCCAGTTCTACATGCGATGGAGCTGGGACCCATCATCTCCCACTTCGATCCAGATCGAGCGGACACAAATCGCGGGCCTCACCAGTGAGCCCATCGTCCTGGCCGGGTTCTTCTCGCAGAGCGTCGGCGGCGGGGCGCATCTTTGCCCGAAGAACTTCCTCTTCGAGCCCCGACTGGAGTCCGGGATCTCGCAAGAGATTCTGGATGAGTTGAGAGCCAGAGACATCCGGCTGATCTACTTCACCACCGGCGCCCGTGAGTGCCGTCCGACCGAGTGGGAAGACACGCCGCCGGCAATCTGCTTCTACGGCTTCGACGACCCCGTCGAGGCTCCTGATGGCACGCCGTTGTAGGGGCGAGGCATGCCTCGCCCTTGCGCGAAAAGACGTGGCCGCGCGGGGCTTGTCTTGCTATGATGAACCCCTGGACGTGTATGCGCGTCGCCTGACGAAACGGGCCGCAGAAGGAGATGCCGATGAACGCACGATTTCGCCTTCCAACAAGGTCGATCTGCATGGTGGTCGTGTTGTGGATCTGCTGCATGGCCCGGGCCCAGCAGGCGGTTCCGGGGCCGGTCATCGAGCCGTGGCGGTTTCAGGTGGGGGTGTGCACGCATTTCTGCCAGGGCAAGGGCATCGTCGAACGTAATCTCGACGGTATCAAGAGCGCCGGGATCGGTGCGATTCGCGACGAAGTCCCGTGGGGCGCGATTGAGCGGGAGAAGGGCCGGCTCGAAATGCCCGAGTCGTTCGACACCTACGTCCGTCGGGCGGCGGCGAGGCGGGTCAACGTCATGCTCATCCTCAATTACGGCAATCGCTTCTACGACGACGCCGACCGACCGCAGTCGCCCGAGGCCATCGAAGGCTTCTGCCGGTACAGCGAGTTCGTCGTGCGTCACTTCGGCGCCGACGTGCGGCTGTACGAGATCTGGAACGAATGGGACATCCCCATCGGGTTGCCCGAGCGGCATCGCAAGCCCGGCACGCCGGAGAGCTATTTCAACCTGCTTAAGGCGGTTTATCCGAGGATCAAGGCGGCCGATCCCGATGTCACGGTGATTGCCGGGGCGCCGACCAGCGGGGGCGTCAAGAGGGGCTGGCTCGAAGAGATCGTCAAGCTCGGCGCCCTGAAGTACTGCGACGCCATCTCGATCCACAGCTACAATTACAGCGAGTCATTCCCGCAGCGCGGTCCCGAGGCCTGCTCGGTCTGGATGACGAGCGTGCAGCAGATGCTCCGCCGCTACAATGGCGACAAGGACG is part of the Anaerobaca lacustris genome and harbors:
- a CDS encoding PEP/pyruvate-binding domain-containing protein; translated protein: MQKNSVERNEVVSVCRCLCVLVVSVVAFAGQNDPELAWKNQIEFPDDPFQSWTSPAYIKFTIVTTEGFDPNVVYYQDSSRYEYHYDFAVEHLDPFARMTIEQFDAVTLCASGQKAILGAVILPPWADPPINEYGIQLVRLDAFSREEVVRLFGVVRASVIAEPNVTAYYFPTYEQYPVAQQNRSWFEEQGVPVGSTARWSRGNTSYSQGWALGTLRFVEGSDIQAAYTRGELRPDDILLTDGVPAEVPSVAGIVTLMPATPNSHVAILARSQGVPFVHLAVMSDVASAQSLTGRTVYLSVTQDDFGADCRLKLLDAGSLSAEHRAALLALKQSLPVVIRPMVRQGRFWADTNDLQPDDIAGFGGKAANFGVLRDAIPDDCPRAMAFSFDLWNAVLDRSAFDAPLRDEIARRLSKYTEYPPANVQQLSNDLALVRDLFTDSRAVSFGDELEAVVLGALSEFGFDPMQKIRFRSSTNVEDSDRFTGAGLYDSFSGCLADDLDGDAAGPCACDPTESKERGVFRAIRKVFASFYNDNAFLERLKHGIDESYVGMALLVHHSFPDEIELANGVVTMERRWGESWSIEIVSQKGAVSVTNPPADAVPEIVQVSGTSWGPMPWVVQRSSLVSLRDDTVLVWEGDYVRLYELVVVAAERYCQVKPADSPMLDLEFKKLAPDGRLIVKQIREIPQAGAGEYATPFLLGQSRQYHTLQGRGSNVFTNHRLKSRWTLTPASTWLDEGTLQRCLYDDVRIEYVADGRVQEVTGPMSLLPGARHEYAAPQWDWDRYNLIDNWRLDDPCNPRTLRLRTTPAFQATVPDPVVTMDDLRLTVEVEYDRPVPTGETDVTFVEETTLYRPWEPGGQDWLDACEFGDPNTGVSIRVQFYMRWSWDPSSPTSIQIERTQIAGLTSEPIVLAGFFSQSVGGGAHLCPKNFLFEPRLESGISQEILDELRARDIRLIYFTTGARECRPTEWEDTPPAICFYGFDDPVEAPDGTPL
- a CDS encoding Dabb family protein, translated to MARNLICLVVVSILLGGCVFVRECERIREDDRDPARPVAVTAAPSRLLRHVVLFKFKDDSSAADIRRIENAFLALPSRIDAIYSLEWGTDVSVENLHKGFTHCFIVTFRSEADRATYIPHPAHKEFGELLGPHLDDVLVLDYWTK
- the rsmD gene encoding 16S rRNA (guanine(966)-N(2))-methyltransferase RsmD, giving the protein MRIIAGTKRGMHLQCPRTQDTRPITDRVKESLFNILHNYGLLADQRVADLFSGVGSLGLEALSREAAFVTFVEQDPKIAACLEKNVARAGFVAQSRVIRANAFRCGAPPDAGGLRHDLVFVDPPYALSRETGVGSLLAQLFDVLAGQVADKGVVVVRTEEGVPLPDVYGPFRAIDRRHWGSMSIVLYQVHGDGE
- a CDS encoding CCA tRNA nucleotidyltransferase, whose translation is MANRRAAIQIVERLREKGFCALLAGGCVRDMVLGRRPNDYDVATDARPEDVMALFPRTLQVGAKFGVVIVLARRAQVEVATFRSEAGYQDGRHPDRVAFTDAANDAARRDFTINGMFFDPLEEKVIDYVGGQADLQRQIVRTIGDPDERFGEDYLRMLRAIRFSTQLDFAIEPETFAAIGRNARHITKISGERIATELEAMLVHPNRGAGASMLLASGLAEQIFPGLHSDSGGAACLAPTGAVHTLQRLRKRVDFPLALAAFFCGCPAKTALEMCHILKLSRNQTRHLRFLLTHRRRLLDCEMALSSLKKLLAQPYYRDLYELERATQKAVGNEAALAALAKLHRRVQSLRGVDVSPTPLLDGHDLIRLGARPGPQVGQLAEELYIAQLENHLHTRRQAEQWVKDWLARH